A single genomic interval of Ramlibacter sp. harbors:
- a CDS encoding TRAP transporter small permease subunit: MRALLKFSKAVDWLNGQVGKYVIWLILASTVISGVNAMVRKAFDMSSNAYLEVQWYLFAAAFMLAAGYTLLNGEHVKIDVIYGRLSKRAQTWIDVFGFTCFLMPLCFAVLWFGIPFALKGFYSGEMSSNAGGLIRWPVFAMMPLGFALLTLQGLSELIKRLAFLQGLIDDPTVRKTEKTAEEELAESIRRLAEAQGKAS; encoded by the coding sequence ATGCGCGCTTTATTGAAGTTTTCAAAGGCCGTGGACTGGTTGAACGGCCAGGTCGGCAAGTACGTGATCTGGCTGATCCTGGCCTCCACCGTGATCAGCGGCGTCAATGCCATGGTCCGCAAGGCATTCGACATGAGTTCGAACGCCTACCTCGAGGTCCAGTGGTACCTGTTCGCGGCGGCCTTCATGCTGGCCGCGGGCTACACACTGCTCAACGGCGAACACGTGAAGATTGACGTGATCTACGGCCGCCTGTCCAAGCGCGCGCAGACCTGGATCGACGTGTTCGGCTTCACCTGCTTCCTGATGCCTCTGTGCTTTGCGGTGCTGTGGTTCGGCATTCCGTTCGCGCTCAAGGGCTTTTACTCCGGCGAGATGTCGTCCAACGCGGGCGGCCTGATCCGCTGGCCGGTCTTCGCGATGATGCCGCTGGGCTTTGCGCTGCTCACGCTGCAGGGCCTGTCCGAGCTGATCAAGCGGCTGGCCTTCCTGCAGGGGCTGATCGACGACCCCACGGTCAGGAAAACCGAGAAAACCGCTGAAGAAGAGCTGGCCGAATCCATTCGCCGGCTTGCCGAAGCCCAGGGCAAAGCAAGCTGA
- a CDS encoding TRAP transporter large permease subunit, with translation MEFIIANLAPIMFIGLIFFLLLGFPVAFSLGACGLFFGFIGVELGVLPEALLQALPLRIVGIMQNDTLLAIPFFTLMGLILERSGMAEDLLETIGQLFGPIRGGLALAVILVGALLAATTGVVAASVISMGLISLPIMLRYGYDRRLAAGAIAASGTLAQIIPPSLVLIILADQLGRSVGDMYKGAFIPGFVLTGFYVAYVMLIALFKPKWAPALPPEARTIREDNGSAGLPSLLVLTIISTTAAVMLGRHYAQVLSWLEGRTIDTVATDETIVVSMAAGVVLAFVIAVINKITRLGLLSRMAERVTFVLIPPLLLIFLVLGTIFLGVATPTEGGAMGALGAFAMAVARGRLSFSLLKQALNTTTKLSCFVVFILIGSTMFSLTFQGVDGPRWVEHLLTGLPGGQLGFLIVVNALIFFLAFFLDFFELSFIVVPLLAPVADKLGIDLIWFGVLLAVNMQTSFMHPPFGFALFYLRSVAPTEEYTDRITGKNIQPVTTMQIYWGAVPFVCIQIIMVGMIIAFPGLVTGGLDKVQKVDMKKATMELQQMSPDAMPGGGQPPPSMTDLFKIAPAAPATEPDANKSPEQQQKELDDLFKK, from the coding sequence ATGGAATTCATCATCGCCAACCTCGCGCCGATCATGTTCATCGGCCTGATCTTCTTTCTGCTGCTGGGATTCCCGGTGGCGTTCAGCCTCGGCGCCTGCGGCCTGTTCTTCGGCTTCATCGGCGTGGAACTGGGCGTCCTGCCCGAGGCGCTGCTGCAGGCGCTGCCGCTGCGCATCGTCGGCATCATGCAGAACGACACGCTGCTGGCCATTCCGTTCTTCACCTTGATGGGGCTGATTCTTGAACGCAGCGGCATGGCCGAAGACCTGCTCGAAACCATTGGCCAGCTGTTTGGCCCGATCCGCGGCGGCCTCGCGCTGGCCGTGATCCTGGTGGGCGCCCTGCTGGCGGCCACCACCGGCGTGGTCGCCGCCTCGGTGATCTCCATGGGCCTGATCTCGCTGCCCATCATGCTGCGCTACGGCTATGACCGGCGGCTCGCCGCGGGCGCCATCGCGGCCTCCGGCACGCTGGCCCAGATCATTCCCCCTTCGCTGGTGCTGATCATTCTGGCCGACCAGCTGGGCCGCAGCGTGGGCGACATGTACAAGGGTGCCTTCATCCCAGGTTTCGTGCTCACGGGTTTCTATGTGGCCTACGTGATGCTGATCGCGCTGTTCAAGCCCAAGTGGGCGCCCGCCCTGCCCCCCGAGGCACGGACCATCCGCGAGGACAACGGCTCCGCCGGCCTGCCCTCGCTGCTGGTGCTGACCATCATCTCGACCACGGCCGCCGTGATGCTGGGCCGCCACTATGCCCAGGTGCTGTCCTGGCTCGAAGGCCGCACCATCGACACCGTGGCCACCGACGAAACCATCGTGGTGTCCATGGCAGCCGGCGTCGTGCTGGCCTTCGTCATTGCCGTCATCAACAAGATCACCCGGCTGGGCCTGCTGTCGCGCATGGCCGAGCGCGTGACCTTTGTCCTGATCCCGCCACTGCTGCTGATTTTCCTGGTGCTGGGCACGATTTTCCTCGGTGTGGCCACGCCCACCGAAGGCGGCGCCATGGGTGCCCTGGGCGCGTTTGCCATGGCCGTGGCGCGCGGCCGGCTGAGCTTCTCGCTGCTCAAGCAGGCCCTGAACACGACCACCAAGCTGTCGTGCTTCGTGGTGTTCATCCTGATCGGCTCCACGATGTTCAGCCTGACCTTCCAGGGCGTGGATGGCCCGCGCTGGGTGGAACACCTGCTGACCGGCCTGCCAGGCGGGCAGCTGGGCTTCCTGATCGTGGTGAACGCGCTGATCTTCTTCCTGGCCTTCTTCCTCGACTTCTTTGAGCTGTCATTCATCGTGGTGCCCCTGCTGGCGCCCGTGGCCGACAAGCTCGGCATCGACCTGATCTGGTTCGGGGTGCTGCTGGCGGTCAACATGCAGACCTCGTTCATGCACCCGCCCTTTGGATTCGCGCTGTTCTACCTGCGCAGCGTGGCGCCCACCGAGGAATACACCGACCGGATCACCGGCAAGAACATCCAGCCGGTGACCACCATGCAGATCTACTGGGGTGCCGTGCCCTTCGTGTGCATCCAGATCATCATGGTTGGCATGATCATCGCGTTCCCTGGTCTTGTCACCGGCGGGCTCGACAAGGTCCAGAAGGTCGACATGAAGAAGGCCACCATGGAATTGCAGCAGATGTCGCCCGATGCCATGCCGGGCGGCGGCCAGCCTCCACCGTCCATGACCGACCTGTTCAAGATCGCCCCGGCCGCCCCCGCGACCGAGCCCGATGCCAACAAGTCGCCCGAACAGCAGCAAAAGGAACTGGACGACCTGTTCAAGAAATAG
- a CDS encoding TRAP transporter substrate-binding protein, whose amino-acid sequence MDRRSLIKHAGIAGVLAAGVAPAVQAQAAVRWRIASSFPKSLDTIYGAAEVFAAKVKAMSGGKFEISVHSAGELMPAFGVVDGVQNGTVEACHTVPYYFFGKDETFAIGGAIPFGLNSRQMSAWTYEGNGLKLMREFYGKYNMISFPCGNTGAQMGGWFRKEIRSVADIKGLKFRIGGFAGKVLERMGGVPQNIPGGEIYQSLEKGTIDAAEWVGPYDDQKLGFNKVAPYYYYPGWWEGGPQVDLFINQKAYDALSAENKAIVEAASAYAHVDMQAKYDVKNPTALKQLVGAGAKLRPFPNDVLAASFKMSMALYDELSTRNENWKKVYTDYAKFRADQNLWFRFTEATFDRFMQSQRL is encoded by the coding sequence ATGGACCGTCGTTCACTCATCAAACATGCCGGCATCGCCGGCGTACTGGCCGCGGGCGTCGCGCCCGCCGTGCAGGCGCAGGCCGCCGTTCGCTGGCGGATTGCGTCCAGCTTTCCCAAATCGCTTGACACCATCTATGGCGCGGCCGAGGTGTTTGCGGCCAAGGTCAAGGCGATGTCGGGTGGCAAGTTTGAAATCTCCGTGCACTCGGCCGGCGAATTGATGCCGGCCTTTGGTGTCGTCGATGGTGTGCAGAACGGAACGGTGGAGGCCTGCCACACCGTGCCTTATTACTTCTTCGGCAAGGACGAGACCTTTGCGATTGGCGGCGCCATTCCTTTCGGGCTGAACAGCCGGCAGATGAGTGCCTGGACCTATGAGGGCAATGGCCTCAAGCTGATGCGCGAGTTCTACGGCAAGTACAACATGATCAGTTTTCCTTGCGGCAACACCGGCGCCCAGATGGGCGGCTGGTTCCGCAAGGAAATCAGGTCGGTGGCCGACATCAAGGGCCTGAAGTTCCGCATCGGCGGCTTTGCCGGCAAGGTGCTCGAGCGCATGGGCGGCGTGCCGCAGAACATTCCGGGCGGCGAGATTTACCAGTCCCTGGAAAAGGGCACGATCGACGCGGCCGAGTGGGTGGGGCCTTACGATGACCAGAAGCTGGGCTTCAACAAGGTCGCGCCGTATTACTACTACCCTGGCTGGTGGGAGGGCGGCCCCCAGGTGGACCTGTTCATCAACCAGAAGGCCTATGACGCCCTTTCCGCCGAGAACAAGGCCATTGTCGAAGCCGCATCGGCCTATGCCCACGTCGACATGCAGGCCAAGTACGACGTGAAGAACCCGACCGCGCTCAAGCAGCTGGTGGGCGCTGGCGCCAAGCTGCGCCCCTTCCCCAACGATGTGCTGGCGGCGTCGTTCAAGATGTCCATGGCCCTGTATGACGAGCTCTCGACCCGCAACGAGAACTGGAAGAAGGTGTACACCGATTACGCCAAATTCCGGGCCGACCAGAACCTCTGGTTCCGCTTCACCGAAGCCACGTTTGACCGCTTCATGCAGTCGCAAAGGCTCTGA
- the dctP gene encoding TRAP transporter substrate-binding protein DctP: MDRRSLIKNAGIAGVLAAGVAPAVHAQAAIRWRLASSFPKALDTIFGAAETFAAKVKAMSGGKFEISVHQGGELMPAFGVVDGVQNGTVEMAHTAPYYFFGKDECFALGCAIPFGLNSRQMTAWMYEGNGLKLMREFYAKYNIVNFPGGNTGAQMGGWFRKEIKSVADIKGLKFRIGGFGGKVLTPLGAVPQSIPGGEIYQALEKGTIDAAEWVGPYDDQKLGFNKVAPYYYYPGWWEGGPQLDFFVNNKALAGLSPENQAIIESAAAFAHTEMQAKYDAKNPAALKQLVGSGTKLRPFPNDVMAAAFKSAMSIYEELNAKNESWKKIYADYSKFRADQNLWFRFTEATFDRFMQSQKL; this comes from the coding sequence ATGGATCGTCGTTCCCTAATCAAAAACGCCGGCATCGCTGGCGTGCTGGCAGCGGGTGTCGCACCCGCTGTCCACGCGCAGGCTGCCATTCGCTGGCGTCTTGCTTCGAGCTTCCCCAAGGCGCTGGACACCATTTTTGGTGCTGCGGAAACCTTCGCCGCCAAGGTCAAGGCCATGTCGGGCGGCAAGTTCGAAATCTCCGTGCACCAGGGCGGCGAACTGATGCCCGCTTTCGGCGTGGTGGACGGCGTGCAGAACGGCACCGTTGAAATGGCGCACACCGCGCCTTACTACTTCTTCGGCAAGGACGAGTGCTTCGCTCTGGGCTGCGCCATCCCCTTCGGCCTGAACAGCCGCCAGATGACGGCCTGGATGTACGAAGGCAACGGTCTGAAGCTGATGCGCGAGTTCTACGCCAAGTACAACATCGTCAACTTCCCTGGCGGCAACACGGGTGCCCAGATGGGCGGCTGGTTCCGCAAGGAAATCAAGTCGGTGGCCGACATCAAGGGCCTGAAGTTCCGCATCGGGGGCTTCGGCGGCAAGGTGCTCACGCCCCTGGGCGCTGTGCCCCAGAGCATCCCTGGCGGCGAAATCTACCAGGCCCTCGAAAAGGGCACGATCGATGCCGCCGAGTGGGTGGGTCCTTACGACGACCAGAAACTGGGCTTCAACAAGGTGGCGCCTTACTACTACTACCCCGGCTGGTGGGAAGGTGGCCCGCAGCTCGACTTCTTCGTCAACAACAAGGCGCTGGCCGGTCTGTCGCCAGAGAACCAGGCCATCATTGAATCGGCAGCGGCTTTCGCCCACACCGAAATGCAGGCCAAGTACGATGCCAAGAACCCCGCCGCGCTCAAGCAGCTCGTGGGCTCGGGCACCAAGCTGCGCCCCTTCCCCAACGACGTGATGGCCGCGGCCTTCAAGTCGGCCATGTCCATCTACGAAGAGCTGAACGCCAAGAACGAAAGCTGGAAGAAGATCTACGCCGACTACTCCAAGTTCCGCGCCGACCAGAACCTGTGGTTCCGCTTCACCGAAGCCACCTTCGACCGCTTCATGCAGTCGCAAAAGCTGTAA
- the dxs gene encoding 1-deoxy-D-xylulose-5-phosphate synthase, protein MASLLESINQPADLRKLPRTQLKPLADELRAFVLDSVSRTGGHLSSNLGTVELTVALHYVFNTPHDRLVWDVGHQTYPHKILTGRRERMGSLRQLGGLSGFPQRAESEYDTFGTAHSSTSISAALGMALAARQKGEDRHAVAIIGDGAMSAGMAFEALNNAGVADCNLLVVLNDNDMSISPPVGALNRYLAQLMSGQFYAAAKNVGKTVLKPVPPLFELAKRFEQQAKGMVVPATLFEKFGFNYIGPIDGHDLESLVPTLENIRQLKGPQFLHVVTRKGQGYKLAEADPVAYHGPGKFDPAVGLQKPATPPKPTFTQVFGQWLCDMAAQDPRLVGITPAMREGSGLVEFQKRFPDRYHDVGIAEQHAVTFAAGLACEGLKPVVAIYSTFLQRGYDQLIHDVALQNLPVVFALDRAGLVGADGATHAGAYDIPYLRCIPNISLACPSDENECRRLLTSAFEQDHPVAVRYPRGAGAGAAMEPGLKALPFGRGEIRREGQGLAILAFGTLLHPALEAAGRLNATVVDMRWVKPLDVSLLLQVAARHEALVTVEEGAIMGGAGSAVSEALQAAGVIKPLLQLGLRDEFIEHGDPAKLLALQGLDAAGIDAAIRQRFTALTEHARPSLKVVG, encoded by the coding sequence ATGGCATCACTTCTTGAATCGATCAACCAGCCTGCGGATCTGCGCAAGCTCCCGCGGACCCAGCTCAAGCCGCTGGCGGATGAACTGCGTGCCTTCGTGCTGGACAGTGTCTCGCGCACCGGCGGGCACCTGAGCTCGAACCTGGGCACGGTTGAACTCACCGTGGCGCTGCACTACGTCTTCAACACGCCGCATGACCGGCTGGTCTGGGACGTGGGCCATCAGACTTACCCGCACAAGATCCTCACGGGGCGGCGCGAGCGCATGGGCAGCCTGCGCCAGCTCGGCGGCCTGTCGGGCTTTCCGCAGCGCGCCGAGAGCGAATACGACACCTTTGGCACGGCCCATTCGTCCACCAGCATTTCGGCGGCGCTGGGCATGGCGCTGGCGGCCCGGCAAAAGGGCGAAGACCGCCATGCGGTGGCCATCATCGGCGACGGCGCCATGAGCGCGGGCATGGCCTTCGAGGCACTGAACAATGCCGGCGTGGCCGACTGCAACCTGCTGGTCGTGCTCAACGACAACGACATGTCCATCAGCCCGCCCGTGGGCGCGCTCAACCGCTACCTGGCCCAGCTCATGAGCGGCCAGTTCTATGCAGCGGCCAAGAACGTGGGCAAGACCGTGCTCAAGCCCGTGCCACCGCTGTTCGAGCTGGCCAAGCGCTTCGAGCAGCAGGCCAAGGGCATGGTGGTGCCGGCCACGCTGTTCGAGAAGTTCGGCTTCAACTACATCGGACCCATTGACGGCCATGACCTCGAGTCCCTGGTGCCCACGCTGGAGAACATCAGGCAGCTCAAGGGGCCGCAGTTCCTGCATGTGGTGACCCGCAAGGGCCAGGGCTACAAGCTGGCCGAGGCCGACCCCGTGGCCTACCATGGCCCGGGCAAGTTCGATCCGGCCGTGGGCCTGCAAAAGCCCGCCACACCGCCCAAGCCCACCTTCACCCAGGTGTTTGGCCAGTGGCTGTGTGACATGGCCGCGCAGGACCCTCGCCTGGTGGGCATCACGCCCGCGATGCGCGAGGGCTCGGGCCTGGTCGAGTTCCAGAAGCGCTTTCCCGACCGCTACCACGACGTGGGCATTGCCGAGCAGCACGCGGTCACGTTCGCGGCGGGCCTGGCCTGCGAGGGGCTCAAGCCGGTGGTGGCGATCTATTCCACCTTCCTGCAGCGCGGCTACGACCAGCTCATTCATGACGTGGCCCTGCAGAACCTGCCCGTGGTCTTTGCACTGGATCGCGCGGGCCTGGTGGGGGCCGATGGCGCGACCCATGCGGGTGCCTATGACATCCCGTACCTGCGCTGCATTCCCAACATCAGCCTCGCCTGCCCCTCCGACGAGAATGAGTGCCGGCGCCTGCTGACCAGCGCGTTCGAGCAGGACCACCCGGTGGCGGTGCGCTACCCGCGCGGCGCGGGCGCCGGCGCTGCCATGGAACCGGGCCTGAAGGCCCTGCCTTTTGGTCGCGGCGAGATTCGCCGCGAGGGCCAGGGCCTGGCGATTCTTGCCTTCGGCACGCTGCTGCACCCCGCGCTCGAAGCGGCTGGCAGGCTCAATGCGACCGTGGTGGACATGCGCTGGGTCAAGCCGCTGGATGTCTCTCTGCTGCTGCAGGTGGCGGCCCGCCATGAAGCCCTGGTCACGGTGGAAGAGGGCGCGATCATGGGGGGCGCGGGCAGCGCGGTGAGCGAGGCCCTGCAGGCCGCGGGCGTGATCAAGCCCCTGTTGCAACTGGGCCTGCGCGATGAGTTCATCGAACACGGTGATCCCGCGAAGTTGCTGGCCCTGCAGGGGCTCGACGCGGCCGGGATCGACGCCGCCATCCGCCAGCGCTTCACGGCGCTGACCGAGCATGCGCGTCCCTCGCTCAAGGTGGTGGGCTGA
- a CDS encoding polyprenyl synthetase family protein codes for MFELGDWSASRLARVEQALSRWVVADAPAGLGDAMRYAVLDGGKRLRPLLVLAACEAVQGNEEAALRAACASELIHAYSLVHDDMPCMDNDVLRRGKPTVHVQFGEATALLAGDALQALAFELLVPEGPAVPPAIQAALCRLLAHAAGHAGMAGGQAIDLASVGCALTEEQLRAMHRLKTGALLQGSVMMGAACGGPSAPAQAALRDYGAALGLAFQVVDDILDVTADSATLGKTAGKDAAQDKPTYVSLLGLQRSQAYAQTLFGQAMAALDASGLENTQALRALADMVVNRNN; via the coding sequence GTGTTTGAGCTGGGCGACTGGAGCGCGAGCCGGCTGGCGCGTGTGGAGCAGGCCCTGTCGCGCTGGGTGGTGGCCGACGCGCCGGCCGGGCTGGGCGATGCGATGCGCTACGCCGTGCTGGACGGCGGCAAGCGCCTGCGCCCGCTGCTGGTGCTGGCTGCCTGCGAGGCCGTGCAGGGCAATGAGGAAGCGGCGTTGCGGGCCGCCTGCGCGAGCGAACTGATTCACGCCTATTCACTGGTTCATGACGACATGCCGTGCATGGACAACGACGTGCTGCGCCGGGGCAAACCCACGGTGCATGTGCAGTTTGGCGAGGCCACGGCGCTGCTGGCCGGTGACGCCCTGCAGGCCCTGGCATTCGAGCTGCTGGTGCCGGAGGGCCCGGCCGTGCCGCCCGCGATCCAGGCGGCGTTGTGCCGTTTGCTGGCGCATGCGGCCGGCCATGCCGGCATGGCCGGCGGGCAGGCCATCGACCTGGCGAGCGTGGGCTGCGCCCTGACCGAGGAACAGTTGCGGGCCATGCACCGGCTCAAGACAGGCGCGCTGCTGCAGGGCAGCGTGATGATGGGGGCGGCCTGTGGCGGGCCTTCCGCCCCCGCGCAGGCGGCCCTGCGCGACTACGGCGCGGCCCTGGGCCTGGCCTTCCAGGTGGTGGATGACATCCTGGATGTCACGGCCGACTCGGCCACGCTGGGCAAGACCGCGGGCAAGGACGCCGCGCAGGACAAGCCCACCTATGTCTCGCTGCTGGGCCTGCAACGGTCGCAGGCCTATGCCCAGACCCTGTTCGGTCAGGCCATGGCCGCGCTTGACGCCAGTGGACTGGAGAACACGCAGGCCCTGCGTGCACTCGCGGACATGGTGGTGAACAGGAACAATTGA
- the xseB gene encoding exodeoxyribonuclease VII small subunit, which yields MPKASSPPPATPVAASYEAALEELEQLVGRIESGQMPLDQLLSGYQRGAELLKFCRDRLEAVEDQIKVLDEGTLKPWTQE from the coding sequence ATGCCCAAGGCATCCTCCCCCCCACCCGCCACGCCCGTGGCCGCCAGCTATGAAGCCGCGCTTGAAGAGCTGGAGCAACTGGTGGGGCGCATCGAGTCCGGCCAGATGCCGCTGGACCAGCTGCTCTCGGGCTACCAGCGTGGCGCGGAACTGCTCAAGTTCTGCCGCGACCGGCTGGAAGCCGTGGAAGACCAGATCAAGGTGCTTGATGAAGGCACCCTCAAGCCGTGGACACAAGAGTGA
- a CDS encoding aromatic ring-hydroxylating dioxygenase subunit alpha gives MSDLSLQLQQAASQLPVSSYFDEALFRRELDTVFQHGPRYVGHQLSVPEVGDFHALPQEGEGRALLRTPQGVELVSNVCRHRQAVILKGRGSVHANAASGGNIVCPLHRWTYSAGQQAPAGTLLGAPHFAQDPCLNLRNYGLRDWNGLLFEDNGRDIAADLAGMGPRADLDFTGMVLDRVEMHECNYNWKTFIEVYLEDYHVGPFHPGLGSFVTCDDLRWEFKQHYSVQTVGVANRLGKAGSPAYERWQQALLQYRGGKTPKYGAIWLTYYPHIMVEWYPHVLTVSTLHPVSPQKTLNMVEFYYPEEIAAFEREFIESQQAAYMETCVEDDEIAERMDAGRQALLARGDNEIGPYQSPMEDGMQHFHEWYRNAIGARHLQR, from the coding sequence ATGTCTGATTTAAGTCTTCAACTGCAGCAGGCCGCAAGCCAACTACCAGTTTCGAGTTACTTTGACGAGGCGCTGTTCCGGCGCGAGCTGGACACCGTCTTCCAGCACGGGCCCCGCTATGTGGGGCACCAGCTTTCCGTGCCCGAAGTGGGCGACTTCCATGCCCTGCCCCAGGAAGGCGAAGGCCGGGCCCTGCTGCGCACGCCGCAAGGGGTCGAGCTGGTCTCCAACGTGTGCCGCCATCGCCAGGCCGTGATCCTCAAGGGCCGCGGCTCCGTTCACGCCAATGCGGCCTCGGGCGGCAACATCGTCTGCCCCCTGCACCGCTGGACCTACAGCGCGGGCCAGCAGGCGCCCGCCGGCACGCTGCTGGGCGCGCCGCACTTCGCCCAGGACCCTTGCCTGAACCTGCGCAACTACGGACTGCGGGACTGGAATGGCCTGCTGTTCGAGGACAACGGCCGTGACATCGCGGCCGACCTGGCGGGCATGGGCCCGCGCGCCGACCTCGACTTCACCGGCATGGTGCTGGACCGCGTGGAAATGCACGAGTGCAACTACAACTGGAAGACCTTCATCGAGGTCTACCTGGAGGACTACCACGTGGGTCCGTTCCATCCGGGGCTGGGCAGCTTCGTGACCTGCGACGACCTGCGCTGGGAGTTCAAGCAGCACTACTCGGTGCAGACCGTGGGCGTGGCCAACCGCCTGGGCAAGGCCGGCAGCCCCGCCTACGAGCGATGGCAGCAGGCGCTGCTGCAGTACCGCGGTGGCAAGACCCCCAAATACGGCGCGATCTGGCTGACCTACTACCCGCACATCATGGTGGAGTGGTACCCGCACGTGCTCACCGTGTCCACGCTGCACCCGGTCAGCCCCCAGAAGACGCTGAACATGGTGGAGTTCTACTACCCCGAGGAGATTGCGGCCTTCGAGCGCGAGTTCATCGAGTCGCAGCAGGCGGCCTACATGGAAACCTGTGTCGAGGACGACGAGATCGCCGAGCGCATGGACGCGGGCCGCCAGGCGCTGCTGGCGCGCGGCGACAACGAGATCGGCCCCTACCAGAGCCCCATGGAAGACGGCATGCAGCACTTCCACGAGTGGTACCGCAACGCCATCGGCGCGCGCCACCTGCAGCGCTGA
- the leuD gene encoding 3-isopropylmalate dehydratase small subunit has product MPAFPEGRHSGTVVPLDRANVDTDAIFPKQYGRSTARSGFAPVLFDHWRYLDPGDLDSDHSRRRPNPDFVLNRPELRGATVLMARDNFGCGSSREHAVWALRDHGFRAVVAPGFGDIFRQNCPLNGVAAIQLAAAQVDALFVLAQRQTLHFEIDVLALQLSGGLGPMPFRLTGREQQLLTRDADWISATLAQRERIAHFETARLAAQPWLNKTLDA; this is encoded by the coding sequence ATGCCCGCTTTCCCCGAGGGCCGGCACAGCGGCACCGTGGTGCCCCTGGACCGGGCCAACGTCGATACCGACGCCATCTTCCCCAAGCAGTACGGGCGCTCCACGGCCCGCAGCGGCTTTGCCCCGGTGCTGTTTGACCACTGGCGCTACCTGGACCCCGGGGACCTCGACAGCGACCACAGCCGGCGCCGCCCCAACCCGGATTTCGTGCTGAACCGCCCCGAGCTGCGGGGTGCCACGGTGCTGATGGCGCGCGACAATTTTGGCTGCGGCTCCAGCCGCGAGCACGCCGTGTGGGCCCTGCGCGACCACGGATTCAGGGCCGTCGTGGCCCCGGGTTTCGGCGACATCTTCCGCCAGAACTGCCCGCTCAACGGGGTGGCGGCGATCCAGCTCGCCGCCGCGCAGGTCGATGCGCTGTTCGTCCTCGCGCAGCGCCAGACGCTGCACTTCGAGATCGACGTGCTGGCCCTGCAGCTCTCGGGTGGCCTGGGCCCCATGCCGTTCCGGCTCACCGGGCGCGAACAGCAACTGCTGACCCGCGACGCCGACTGGATCTCGGCCACGCTGGCGCAGCGTGAGCGCATTGCCCACTTCGAAACGGCCCGGCTGGCCGCGCAGCCCTGGCTCAACAAGACACTGGACGCCTGA
- a CDS encoding DMT family transporter — MQALWMVLGAFFFATMAVCVKYASAWFNSAELVFYRGLIGMFCMWLLARSQGVGLGTKFPGMHAWRSLVGVLSLGAWFYAIAWLPLATAMTLNYMSSVWVAAFLVGGALLNWNPRSGAATPLRQGPLVLTVLAGFAGVVMLLRPTIGQHQIFAGLVGLLSGFAAAFAYMQVMALGKLGEPETRTVFYFAVGSAVAGGLGMVAGGTSAWNWQHALWLLPVGLLASLGQLCMTRAYSHGATLVVANLQYSGIVFGVVYSVLLFDDVIAPLGWAGMGLIVASGVAATVLRARAAPNAPAEEH; from the coding sequence ATGCAAGCTTTGTGGATGGTGCTCGGCGCCTTTTTCTTCGCCACCATGGCGGTCTGCGTCAAGTACGCCTCGGCCTGGTTCAACAGCGCGGAGCTGGTGTTCTACCGCGGCCTGATCGGCATGTTCTGCATGTGGCTGCTGGCACGCAGCCAGGGCGTGGGGCTGGGCACGAAATTTCCGGGCATGCATGCCTGGCGCAGCCTGGTCGGCGTGCTGTCGCTGGGCGCCTGGTTCTACGCCATTGCCTGGCTGCCGCTGGCCACGGCCATGACGCTCAACTACATGAGCAGCGTGTGGGTCGCGGCCTTCCTGGTCGGTGGCGCCTTGCTCAACTGGAACCCGCGCAGCGGCGCGGCCACGCCGCTGCGCCAGGGGCCGCTGGTGCTGACCGTGCTGGCCGGCTTTGCCGGCGTGGTCATGCTGCTGCGCCCCACCATCGGACAGCACCAGATCTTCGCGGGCCTGGTGGGCCTGCTCTCGGGCTTCGCCGCGGCCTTTGCCTACATGCAGGTCATGGCGCTGGGCAAGCTGGGCGAGCCCGAGACCCGCACGGTCTTCTATTTCGCCGTGGGCTCGGCCGTGGCGGGCGGGCTTGGCATGGTGGCCGGCGGCACCTCGGCCTGGAACTGGCAGCACGCCTTGTGGCTGTTGCCGGTGGGCCTGCTGGCCTCGCTCGGGCAGCTGTGCATGACCCGCGCCTACAGCCATGGCGCCACACTGGTCGTCGCCAATTTGCAATACTCGGGCATTGTGTTCGGGGTGGTCTACAGCGTGCTGCTGTTCGATGACGTGATCGCCCCGCTGGGCTGGGCCGGCATGGGCCTGATCGTGGCCAGCGGCGTGGCCGCCACCGTGCTGCGCGCGCGGGCCGCGCCCAATGCCCCGGCCGAGGAACATTGA